Proteins from one Planctomyces sp. SH-PL62 genomic window:
- a CDS encoding S9 family peptidase: protein MHPDRTPRGWLLAAVFLTGSSASLGYARAGDEGSQAAYDRADALQETTRNTVFKAKVHPVWLPEGRRFWYRNDLPDDAREYMFVDAEKGERKPAFDHARLATALTDKAGKTIEASRLALDDFTVDDDGAARFGFEGKSYRFDAAGELTEAPKPGAPAESKPPDHERRRRPDEGTPESPRGEDSPDGRFSIDVRDHDLILRTKSGGEETPLSFEGSDVDAYERGVFWSPDSKRFVAIRTARGSDHKVHMVESAPKDQLQPRLVTHDYLKPGDQIPVPRLHLFDVEARKEIPIDPDLTPIPWSVDAFRWEPDSSRFTFLYNQRGHQVMRLIAVEAATGKARAIVDERPDTFFCYSSKLFERRLEGPAELIWMSERDGWNHLYLIDLKDGRVKNPITSGPWVVRGVDRVDEEKRQVWLRAGGIHPDQDPYHVHFARVNFDGSGLVHLTSGDGTHEIEFSPDREFYLDTYSRVDLPPVVELRRTRDGSLACELERADTSRLEATGWKPPQRFVAKGRDGKTDIHGVVFRPRDYKPDGKYPVIENIYAGPHGSFVPRRFAPFHPHQALAELGFIVVQIDGMGTNDRSKAFHDVCWKNLLDSGFPDRILWMKAAAEKDPAMDLTRVGIYGGSAGGQSALAGLLTHGDFYKVGVADCGCHDNRMDKIWWNEQWMGWPIGPHYAEQSNVTLASKLTGKLLLTVGELDRNVDPASTLQVVDALIKADKDFDLVVFPGADHGVGESPYGQRRRRDFFVRHLLGVEPRGR, encoded by the coding sequence ATGCATCCAGATCGAACCCCTCGTGGTTGGCTGCTCGCCGCCGTTTTCCTCACCGGCTCGTCCGCGTCGCTCGGCTACGCCAGGGCGGGCGACGAGGGCTCCCAGGCCGCGTACGACCGCGCCGACGCCCTCCAGGAGACGACCCGAAACACGGTCTTCAAGGCGAAGGTCCACCCCGTCTGGCTGCCGGAAGGACGGCGGTTCTGGTATCGGAACGACCTGCCGGACGACGCCCGCGAGTACATGTTCGTCGACGCCGAGAAGGGCGAGCGCAAGCCCGCCTTCGACCACGCCAGGCTCGCGACGGCCCTGACGGACAAGGCGGGCAAGACGATCGAGGCGTCCCGTTTGGCCCTCGACGATTTCACGGTGGACGACGACGGAGCGGCCCGCTTCGGCTTCGAAGGCAAGTCGTACCGCTTCGACGCGGCCGGCGAGCTGACCGAGGCCCCGAAGCCGGGCGCGCCCGCCGAATCGAAGCCCCCCGACCACGAGCGCCGCCGCCGTCCGGACGAGGGGACGCCGGAATCGCCGAGGGGCGAGGATTCGCCGGACGGCCGGTTCTCGATCGACGTCCGCGACCACGACCTGATCCTTCGCACGAAGTCCGGCGGCGAGGAGACTCCACTCAGCTTCGAGGGCTCCGACGTCGACGCCTACGAGCGCGGCGTCTTCTGGTCGCCCGATTCGAAGCGGTTCGTCGCGATCCGGACCGCCAGGGGGTCGGACCACAAGGTCCACATGGTCGAGTCGGCCCCCAAAGACCAGCTCCAGCCCCGGCTGGTCACGCACGATTATCTCAAGCCCGGCGACCAGATCCCCGTCCCCCGGCTCCACCTGTTCGACGTCGAGGCCCGCAAGGAAATCCCGATCGACCCCGACCTGACGCCGATCCCCTGGAGCGTGGACGCCTTCCGTTGGGAGCCGGATTCCTCCCGGTTCACGTTCCTGTACAACCAGCGCGGTCATCAGGTCATGCGGCTGATCGCGGTCGAGGCCGCGACGGGCAAGGCCCGCGCGATCGTCGACGAACGGCCCGACACGTTCTTCTGCTACTCCTCCAAGCTGTTCGAACGTCGCCTGGAAGGCCCGGCCGAGCTGATCTGGATGTCCGAGCGCGACGGCTGGAACCACCTGTACCTGATCGACCTGAAGGACGGCCGCGTCAAGAATCCGATCACCAGCGGGCCGTGGGTCGTGAGGGGGGTCGACCGCGTCGACGAGGAGAAACGCCAGGTCTGGCTCCGCGCCGGGGGGATCCATCCCGATCAGGACCCGTACCACGTCCACTTCGCCCGCGTGAATTTCGACGGCTCCGGCCTCGTCCACCTGACTTCGGGGGACGGCACGCACGAGATCGAATTCTCGCCCGATCGCGAGTTCTACCTCGACACCTACTCGCGGGTCGACCTGCCGCCGGTGGTCGAGCTTCGGAGAACGAGGGATGGGAGCCTCGCCTGCGAGTTGGAGCGCGCCGATACCTCGCGCCTGGAAGCGACCGGCTGGAAGCCGCCGCAGCGGTTCGTCGCCAAGGGCCGCGACGGGAAGACCGACATCCACGGCGTCGTGTTCCGGCCCCGCGATTACAAGCCGGACGGCAAGTATCCGGTGATCGAGAACATCTACGCCGGCCCCCACGGCTCGTTCGTCCCCAGGCGGTTCGCCCCGTTCCATCCCCACCAGGCGCTCGCCGAGCTGGGGTTCATCGTGGTGCAGATCGACGGCATGGGGACCAATGATCGGTCCAAGGCGTTCCACGACGTCTGCTGGAAGAACCTGCTGGACTCGGGCTTCCCCGACCGCATCCTCTGGATGAAGGCAGCCGCCGAGAAGGACCCGGCGATGGACCTGACCCGGGTGGGGATCTACGGCGGATCGGCCGGCGGCCAGAGCGCGCTGGCGGGCCTCCTGACCCACGGCGACTTCTACAAGGTGGGCGTGGCCGACTGCGGCTGCCACGACAACCGCATGGACAAGATCTGGTGGAACGAACAGTGGATGGGATGGCCCATCGGCCCTCACTACGCCGAGCAATCCAATGTCACTCTGGCGTCCAAGCTGACCGGCAAGCTGCTTTTAACCGTCGGCGAGCTCGACCGCAACGTCGACCCCGCCTCCACCCTGCAGGTCGTCGACGCCCTCATCAAGGCCGACAAGGACTTCGACCTCGTCGTCTTCCCCGGGGCGGACCACGGCGTGGGGGAGAGCCCTTACGGCCAGCGCCGGCGTCGCGACTTCTTCGTCCGACACCTGCTCGGCGTCGAGCCTCGCGGACGATGA
- a CDS encoding dihydrodipicolinate synthase family protein, whose product MTIAWRGVFAAATTQFHSDQSLNLKGTLAHVDRMIDDGLHGLIMLGTVGENCSLEYPEKLEVLRATVDHVDGRLPVLTGVSEYTTKLASRYATDAKEIGVDGLMLLPPMVYKTAPEETIAHFQRVAAATDLPIMAYNNPPTYGVDITPSMFQELAETPTIVAIKESSGDVRRITDLKNACGDRYTLFAGIDDLVLESLMLGATGWVSGLVNAFPAENRLLWDLAEAGRWDEAVAVYRWYMPLLHLDTDPKLIQYIKLAVQECGYGLETVREPRLPLTGEERERVLAIIRKGIADRPRKSATA is encoded by the coding sequence ATGACGATCGCATGGCGGGGCGTCTTCGCCGCGGCGACGACGCAGTTTCATTCCGATCAGTCGCTGAATTTGAAGGGGACCCTGGCCCACGTCGACCGGATGATCGACGACGGGCTCCACGGCCTGATCATGCTGGGGACGGTCGGCGAGAATTGCTCGCTGGAGTACCCGGAGAAGCTGGAAGTGCTCCGGGCGACCGTCGATCACGTCGATGGGCGCCTGCCCGTCCTCACGGGGGTCTCCGAGTATACGACGAAGCTCGCGAGCCGGTACGCGACCGACGCCAAGGAGATCGGCGTCGACGGCCTGATGCTCCTGCCGCCGATGGTTTACAAGACCGCTCCGGAGGAGACGATCGCCCATTTTCAAAGGGTCGCGGCCGCCACCGACCTGCCGATCATGGCGTATAACAATCCGCCGACCTACGGGGTCGATATCACGCCGTCGATGTTCCAGGAGCTGGCCGAGACGCCGACGATCGTCGCCATCAAGGAATCCTCCGGAGACGTGCGCCGGATCACGGATCTGAAGAACGCCTGCGGCGACCGCTACACGCTATTCGCCGGCATCGACGACCTGGTGCTGGAGAGCCTGATGCTGGGGGCGACCGGCTGGGTCTCGGGCCTGGTCAACGCGTTCCCGGCCGAGAATCGGCTGCTCTGGGACCTGGCCGAAGCGGGCCGATGGGACGAGGCGGTCGCGGTCTACCGCTGGTACATGCCCCTGCTGCACCTGGACACCGACCCCAAGCTCATCCAGTACATCAAGCTCGCCGTGCAGGAATGCGGCTACGGGCTGGAAACCGTCCGCGAGCCTCGGCTGCCGCTCACGGGTGAGGAGCGGGAACGGGTCCTGGCGATCATCCGCAAAGGGATCGCCGATCGCCCCAGGAAGTCCGCCACGGCCTGA
- a CDS encoding 4-hydroxyproline epimerase: MPEVAMRRIQVIDSHTGGEPTRVVVAGGPDLGRGRMADRLALFRERYDDFRSCVVNEPRGSDVVVGALLCEPTKPESAAGVIYFNNVGFIGMCGHGTIGLGTTLAHLGRIGPGVHRVETPVGDVTMELEADGSVAVENVVSRRARKGVEVDVPGLGRVTGDVAWGGNWFFLVEDHGERIDVGNVERLTDISWRIRQALEAQGVRGDDGGEIDHVELFGPPSSPSAADARNFVLCPGKAYDRSPCGTGTSAKLACLVADGKLAEGRVWRQESVVGSVFEGSARIVEGGVRPRIRGTAYVTAESTLLVDSRDPFASGIRR; this comes from the coding sequence ATGCCCGAGGTCGCGATGCGTCGAATCCAGGTGATCGATTCCCACACCGGCGGCGAGCCGACCCGCGTGGTCGTCGCCGGCGGGCCCGACCTCGGCCGGGGTAGGATGGCCGATCGGCTGGCCCTCTTTCGCGAGCGATACGACGACTTCCGTTCCTGCGTGGTGAACGAGCCGCGCGGGTCGGACGTCGTCGTCGGCGCCCTGCTTTGCGAGCCGACGAAGCCCGAATCGGCCGCCGGGGTGATCTACTTCAACAACGTCGGCTTCATCGGCATGTGCGGCCACGGCACCATCGGCCTGGGGACGACCCTCGCCCACCTGGGCCGGATCGGGCCGGGCGTGCATCGCGTCGAGACCCCGGTCGGCGACGTGACGATGGAGCTGGAAGCTGACGGCTCGGTCGCCGTCGAGAACGTCGTCAGCCGACGCGCGCGGAAGGGGGTCGAGGTCGACGTGCCGGGCCTGGGCCGCGTCACGGGCGACGTCGCGTGGGGGGGCAACTGGTTCTTCCTCGTCGAGGATCACGGCGAGCGGATCGACGTGGGGAACGTCGAGCGCCTGACGGACATCTCCTGGCGCATCCGGCAGGCGCTGGAGGCGCAGGGAGTGCGGGGGGACGACGGCGGCGAGATCGACCACGTCGAGTTGTTCGGGCCCCCTTCGAGTCCATCGGCCGCCGACGCCCGCAACTTCGTGCTGTGCCCCGGTAAGGCGTACGACCGATCGCCCTGCGGGACCGGCACGAGCGCCAAGCTGGCCTGTCTCGTGGCCGACGGCAAGCTCGCCGAGGGTCGCGTGTGGCGGCAGGAGAGCGTCGTAGGGAGCGTCTTCGAAGGCTCCGCGCGGATCGTCGAGGGGGGCGTGCGACCCCGGATTCGCGGCACGGCCTACGTCACGGCCGAGTCGACCTTGCTGGTCGATTCCCGCGATCCTTTCGCTTCGGGGATCCGACGATGA
- a CDS encoding NAD(P)/FAD-dependent oxidoreductase, which translates to MSRHVAIIGGGVVGTSCAYYLKQSGWDVTVIDRGTIGGGSSAANCGYVCPSHVLPLTEPGAVAEGLASLFHKNAAFRIKPRLDPALWSWLYHFARRCNERDMLAAAHGIQPLLDSSRTLYDALIRDERLDCGWRERGLLFVYKDRRKFEAYAATDARLAGEFHRPAVRYDGEAVLDLEPALRPGLAGGWHYPDDAHLRPDALMKAWRANVEASGGVFREYCAFEGFVRRSGEASAVRTNQGEIAADAFVLAAGAWSPALGDGLGCNIPIQPGKGYSLTMPRPSICPEVPMIFPETHVAVTPFEDAYRLGSTMEFAGYDESIAPERLQILRDGTAPFLCEPEAEPILQTWFGWRPMTYDGLPIIDRAPAIGNVMIAAGHNMLGLSMATGTGKLVAELLDGRPPHLDPQPYRATRF; encoded by the coding sequence ATGAGCCGGCACGTGGCGATCATCGGCGGCGGGGTCGTGGGGACCTCGTGCGCGTATTACTTGAAACAGTCCGGCTGGGACGTCACGGTCATCGACCGCGGGACGATCGGCGGCGGCAGTTCGGCGGCGAACTGCGGCTACGTCTGCCCGAGCCACGTCCTCCCGCTCACCGAGCCGGGCGCGGTCGCCGAGGGCCTGGCCTCCCTCTTCCACAAGAACGCGGCGTTCAGGATCAAACCCCGACTCGACCCAGCCCTCTGGTCGTGGCTCTACCACTTCGCCCGCCGCTGCAACGAGCGCGACATGCTGGCGGCGGCTCACGGCATCCAGCCCCTCCTGGATTCGTCGAGGACCCTGTACGACGCCCTGATACGCGACGAGCGGCTCGATTGCGGTTGGCGCGAACGCGGCCTGCTCTTCGTCTACAAGGATCGCCGGAAGTTCGAAGCCTACGCCGCGACGGACGCGCGGCTCGCCGGGGAGTTCCACCGCCCGGCCGTGCGCTACGACGGCGAGGCCGTTCTCGACCTGGAGCCCGCGCTCCGGCCGGGCCTCGCCGGCGGCTGGCATTACCCCGACGACGCCCACCTACGACCGGACGCGCTGATGAAGGCGTGGCGGGCGAACGTCGAGGCCTCGGGCGGGGTCTTTCGCGAGTACTGCGCGTTCGAGGGCTTCGTCCGCCGCAGCGGCGAAGCCTCGGCGGTGCGGACGAATCAGGGCGAGATCGCGGCCGACGCCTTCGTCCTGGCCGCCGGGGCGTGGAGTCCGGCGCTCGGCGACGGCCTGGGCTGCAACATCCCGATCCAGCCCGGAAAGGGCTACAGCCTGACCATGCCCCGGCCCTCGATCTGCCCGGAGGTGCCGATGATCTTCCCGGAAACCCACGTGGCCGTCACCCCGTTCGAGGACGCCTACCGCCTGGGCTCGACGATGGAGTTCGCCGGTTATGACGAATCCATCGCCCCCGAACGGCTCCAGATCCTTCGCGACGGCACCGCGCCGTTCCTCTGCGAGCCGGAGGCCGAGCCGATCCTCCAGACCTGGTTCGGCTGGCGGCCGATGACCTACGACGGCCTCCCCATCATCGACCGCGCCCCGGCGATCGGGAACGTGATGATCGCCGCGGGCCACAACATGCTCGGCCTCTCCATGGCCACCGGCACCGGGAAGCTCGTCGCCGAGCTGCTCGACGGCCGCCCTCCTCACCTTGACCCGCAACCCTATCGGGCGACCCGGTTCTGA
- a CDS encoding class I SAM-dependent methyltransferase, translating into MSDSERQKQLIVEQFTAQAEPFARYAPHSDAEAMRLVREAAELAPTDEVLDVACGPGLVACDFAEHASRVTGLDLTPGMIEQARGLQAARGLTNLDWRVGDIASLPFEPASFSLVFSRYAFHHLLEPARALVEMARVCRPGGRVVVVDVYSRDAEQGEAYDRVEKIRDPSHVRAVGLGEFETLFAKAGLEPSEPRFYGLDVKLDELLAATESPAEARESIREVFRDDVGVDQLGVNARLVDGAIRFTFPIAVFVGRKPSV; encoded by the coding sequence TTGAGCGATTCCGAACGGCAGAAGCAATTGATCGTGGAGCAGTTCACCGCCCAGGCCGAGCCCTTCGCTCGGTACGCGCCTCATTCCGACGCGGAGGCGATGCGGCTGGTCCGCGAGGCCGCCGAGCTGGCGCCGACGGACGAAGTCCTGGACGTCGCCTGCGGGCCCGGCCTGGTGGCGTGCGACTTCGCGGAGCACGCGAGCCGCGTGACCGGCCTCGACCTGACTCCCGGCATGATCGAGCAGGCGCGCGGGCTCCAGGCGGCCAGGGGGCTGACGAACCTGGACTGGCGCGTCGGCGACATCGCGAGCCTTCCGTTCGAGCCCGCGAGCTTCTCGCTGGTCTTCTCGCGCTACGCCTTCCATCACCTGCTGGAACCCGCGAGGGCGCTCGTCGAGATGGCGAGGGTCTGTCGCCCCGGCGGTCGGGTCGTCGTGGTCGACGTCTACTCCCGCGACGCCGAGCAAGGGGAGGCCTACGATCGAGTCGAGAAGATCCGCGACCCCTCGCACGTCCGGGCGGTCGGCCTCGGGGAGTTTGAAACGCTGTTCGCGAAGGCCGGGCTGGAGCCGTCCGAACCCCGCTTCTACGGCCTCGACGTGAAGCTGGATGAGCTGCTCGCGGCCACGGAATCGCCGGCCGAGGCTCGCGAATCGATCCGCGAGGTCTTTCGCGACGACGTGGGCGTCGACCAGCTTGGCGTCAACGCTCGCCTCGTCGACGGCGCGATCCGATTCACCTTCCCCATCGCCGTGTTCGTCGGCCGGAAGCCATCGGTCTGA
- the ybaK gene encoding Cys-tRNA(Pro) deacylase: MAIAKTNAVRLLDRLGAPYELRDYEVDPEDLVAESVARKIGLPPEQVFKTLVARGDKHGVCLAVVPADCELDLKALAKATGDKKIDTVPLKEVEPLTGYIRGGVTAMGCKKAYPVYLEETAELFDLISVSAGVRGVQVLLAPGDYIRAVAARVAAIAKPRTG; the protein is encoded by the coding sequence GTGGCGATCGCGAAGACCAACGCCGTGCGGCTGCTCGATCGGCTGGGGGCGCCTTATGAACTCCGGGATTACGAGGTGGACCCCGAGGACCTGGTGGCGGAATCGGTCGCGAGGAAGATCGGCCTCCCCCCCGAGCAGGTCTTCAAGACGCTGGTCGCGCGGGGCGACAAGCACGGCGTCTGCCTCGCCGTCGTCCCGGCCGATTGCGAGCTGGACCTCAAGGCGCTTGCGAAGGCGACGGGCGACAAGAAGATCGACACCGTCCCCTTGAAGGAGGTCGAGCCGCTGACCGGCTACATCCGGGGCGGCGTCACCGCGATGGGATGCAAGAAGGCGTACCCCGTCTATCTGGAGGAGACGGCCGAGTTGTTCGACCTGATTTCGGTCTCGGCCGGGGTGCGGGGCGTGCAGGTCCTGCTGGCCCCCGGCGACTATATCCGGGCCGTCGCCGCCCGGGTCGCGGCGATCGCCAAGCCCAGGACGGGCTGA
- a CDS encoding threonine/serine dehydratase, which yields MPVRLTTVADLHAAETVIRRHLSPVPLIRSYALERKLGLPESRRVWLKDYGWTPCGSFKLLGALNWMDAHAEELGDRPVAAHSSGNFASGIAFAGMRYGRKVIVVMPETAPRVKFELTRSFGAEIRTYDIARDHLTGDRDRLTREISEVEGAVQASPYDDPHVIAGNGVGALEIVHSLKREGRELSHFFCPVSGGGLMAGHALGIADAYPDAQIVGVEPDQADDFRRSLAEGKRVRLERPASICDGLLSYDVGEHNWPILQRLVPQSLAFPDEAVRQAMRWLYDHHGLRTEPSGAIALLPLLTGGIDLGGRGDLVVVVSGRNVDQSSFAAWIDVDPL from the coding sequence ATGCCCGTTCGCCTGACGACCGTCGCCGACCTGCACGCCGCGGAAACGGTCATCCGACGGCATCTGTCGCCGGTCCCGCTGATCCGCTCTTACGCCCTGGAACGGAAGCTCGGGCTGCCGGAATCGCGCCGGGTGTGGTTGAAGGATTACGGCTGGACCCCCTGCGGCTCGTTCAAGCTCCTGGGCGCGTTGAACTGGATGGACGCCCACGCGGAGGAACTCGGAGATCGCCCCGTCGCCGCCCACTCCTCCGGCAACTTCGCGTCGGGGATCGCCTTCGCGGGGATGCGCTACGGCCGAAAGGTCATCGTGGTGATGCCGGAGACCGCCCCCCGGGTGAAATTCGAGCTCACGCGCTCGTTCGGGGCCGAGATCCGGACCTACGACATCGCGCGCGACCACCTGACGGGCGATCGGGATCGCCTGACCCGCGAGATCTCCGAGGTCGAGGGGGCCGTCCAGGCGTCTCCGTACGACGACCCCCACGTGATCGCAGGGAACGGCGTGGGAGCCCTGGAGATCGTCCATTCCTTGAAGCGTGAGGGGCGTGAACTCTCCCACTTCTTCTGCCCCGTCAGCGGGGGCGGGCTGATGGCCGGGCACGCCCTGGGGATCGCCGACGCCTACCCCGACGCCCAAATCGTCGGCGTCGAGCCCGATCAGGCCGACGACTTCCGCCGTTCGCTCGCGGAGGGGAAGCGGGTCCGGCTCGAGCGCCCGGCCAGCATCTGCGACGGACTGCTTTCGTACGACGTCGGCGAGCATAACTGGCCGATCCTTCAGCGCCTCGTCCCGCAATCGCTGGCGTTCCCGGACGAGGCGGTCCGCCAGGCGATGCGCTGGCTGTACGATCACCACGGCCTGCGCACCGAGCCTTCCGGGGCCATCGCCCTGCTCCCCTTGTTGACCGGGGGGATCGACCTGGGGGGGCGAGGCGATCTGGTCGTCGTGGTGAGCGGTCGAAACGTCGACCAGTCCTCCTTCGCGGCCTGGATCGACGTGGATCCGCTGTAA
- a CDS encoding PspA/IM30 family protein, with protein MILGKLWNAIAAQFNKLANAVRGYDPIAEMQLEYDRSVEQLKEGREGLAQYRALVERVQRQVDNQSKVVATLEAKVKAFLNAGDRDGAAKFALDLRRAKEDMAENEKQLNLHEQAYQNNLLKIKHAVEKLESVKHKITKYDADLKMSRAEAELSQIATQFNFNVTTDFGQAEQIIQDQIDKNRGRVRVAADLSGEGVEDIKREMTIEKTLAEDALREFEKEKGLATPETVGAGPADKQLGPATRTKQLEPLPDLP; from the coding sequence ATGATCCTCGGAAAGCTCTGGAACGCCATCGCCGCCCAGTTCAACAAGCTCGCCAACGCCGTCCGGGGCTACGACCCCATCGCCGAGATGCAGCTCGAATACGACCGCTCGGTGGAGCAGCTCAAGGAAGGTCGCGAGGGCCTGGCCCAGTACCGGGCGCTGGTGGAGCGGGTGCAGCGGCAGGTCGACAATCAGTCGAAGGTGGTCGCCACGCTGGAGGCCAAGGTCAAGGCGTTCCTCAACGCCGGCGACCGCGACGGGGCGGCGAAGTTCGCGCTCGACCTCCGACGCGCCAAGGAGGATATGGCCGAGAACGAGAAGCAGCTCAACCTCCACGAGCAGGCGTACCAGAACAATCTCCTGAAGATCAAACACGCGGTCGAGAAGCTGGAGTCGGTGAAGCACAAGATCACCAAGTATGACGCCGACCTCAAGATGAGCCGTGCCGAGGCCGAGCTGTCGCAGATCGCCACCCAGTTCAACTTCAACGTCACCACCGATTTCGGCCAGGCCGAGCAGATCATCCAGGACCAGATCGACAAGAACCGAGGCCGGGTCCGCGTGGCCGCCGACCTCTCGGGCGAGGGGGTGGAGGACATCAAGCGCGAGATGACGATCGAGAAGACCCTGGCCGAGGACGCGCTCCGGGAGTTCGAGAAGGAGAAGGGCCTGGCGACCCCCGAGACCGTGGGCGCCGGCCCGGCCGACAAGCAGCTCGGCCCCGCGACCCGGACCAAGCAGCTCGAGCCGCTCCCCGACCTCCCCTGA
- a CDS encoding ATP-binding protein codes for MSIDPSTVETVAPALLDGKAATIVPAWFPGWAREFAEQFYAGASCLFVLHGNVHDLVPQSGEAPISYGTVADFLTSQLFGNWDVVLRHDLSHGLQVFAGSDGDRLRKMVGRLSERIGEPKSWPRDPDAILDLVDRLIQSNLMETDPAKRLSLAIVFDHAQYLAPSSELAQLAGPLGSRLVRLLSWAQNPYIKRNNMAFCLMSDQLAEVNERLVGSPHVSALNVPMPDVAQRRAFAEWFDGRDGKLGNLTDFTPAQLADLTSGLNLVSLERLLVLAEQAHAKLDAQSLKKLKKGLIERQARGLVEFVEPAQTMDDFVGNEGVKERLIEDAKLLAKGRLDAAPMGYLICGPVGTGKTYLAECFAGSVGVPCVKLRNFRSKYVGETEGNLEQLLSVLRAMGPVVVVIDEADAALGTREGGGDSGTSSRVFSMIAAQMGDTRYRGKLIWMLLTSRPDLLPIDLKRQGRAEVHLPLFNPPDDDEVRAMFLAMARKNKFRLEPSLLPEGLAKRGYSGADIESIVLSAKRLALTQNREQATAEDLTHALDDFVPSAQGLEKEKQELAAVLECTSRSFLPDEWRERLKQPDARAKLQERMAAIRRVIEE; via the coding sequence GTGAGCATCGACCCCTCCACCGTGGAGACCGTCGCCCCGGCCCTGCTCGACGGGAAGGCCGCGACGATCGTCCCGGCCTGGTTCCCCGGCTGGGCCCGCGAGTTCGCCGAGCAGTTCTACGCCGGGGCGAGCTGCCTGTTCGTCCTCCACGGCAACGTCCACGACCTCGTCCCGCAGTCGGGCGAGGCGCCGATCTCCTACGGGACCGTGGCCGACTTCCTGACGTCCCAGCTCTTCGGGAACTGGGACGTCGTCCTGCGGCACGACCTCAGCCACGGCCTCCAGGTCTTCGCCGGCAGCGACGGCGACCGGCTGCGGAAGATGGTCGGGCGGCTTTCCGAGCGGATCGGCGAGCCCAAATCCTGGCCCCGCGACCCGGACGCGATCCTGGACCTCGTCGATCGGCTGATCCAGTCCAACCTCATGGAGACCGACCCCGCCAAGCGGCTCAGCCTGGCGATCGTCTTCGACCACGCGCAGTATCTCGCGCCTTCGAGCGAGCTGGCCCAGCTCGCGGGGCCGTTGGGCTCACGGCTGGTGCGGCTCCTCTCGTGGGCGCAGAACCCGTACATCAAGCGGAACAACATGGCGTTCTGCCTGATGTCCGACCAGCTCGCCGAGGTGAACGAGCGGTTGGTGGGGAGCCCGCACGTCTCGGCGCTGAACGTGCCGATGCCCGACGTCGCCCAGCGGCGGGCCTTCGCCGAGTGGTTCGACGGCCGGGACGGCAAGCTCGGCAACCTCACCGACTTCACCCCCGCGCAGCTCGCCGACCTGACCAGCGGGCTGAACCTCGTCAGCCTGGAGCGGCTGCTCGTCCTGGCCGAGCAGGCCCACGCCAAGCTCGACGCCCAGAGCCTCAAGAAGCTCAAGAAGGGGCTCATCGAACGCCAGGCCCGCGGGCTCGTCGAGTTCGTCGAGCCCGCCCAGACGATGGACGACTTCGTCGGCAACGAGGGGGTCAAGGAGCGGCTCATCGAGGATGCGAAGCTGCTGGCCAAGGGCCGGCTCGACGCCGCACCGATGGGGTACCTGATCTGCGGCCCGGTGGGGACGGGGAAGACGTATCTCGCGGAGTGCTTCGCGGGCTCGGTCGGCGTCCCCTGCGTCAAGCTCCGCAACTTCCGGTCGAAGTACGTCGGCGAGACCGAGGGGAACCTCGAACAGCTCCTTTCGGTGCTCCGCGCCATGGGGCCGGTCGTCGTGGTGATCGACGAGGCCGACGCGGCGCTCGGAACCCGGGAGGGAGGGGGGGACTCCGGCACGTCGAGCCGGGTCTTCTCGATGATCGCCGCCCAGATGGGCGACACCCGCTATCGCGGCAAGCTCATCTGGATGCTGCTGACCAGCCGGCCCGACCTCCTGCCGATCGACCTGAAACGCCAGGGGAGGGCGGAGGTCCACCTGCCGCTGTTCAACCCCCCCGACGACGACGAGGTCCGCGCGATGTTCCTCGCGATGGCCCGCAAGAACAAGTTCCGCCTCGAGCCCTCGCTGCTCCCCGAGGGGCTGGCGAAACGCGGGTACAGCGGGGCCGACATCGAGAGCATCGTCCTGTCGGCCAAGCGGCTCGCGCTGACCCAGAATCGCGAGCAGGCGACCGCCGAGGACCTGACGCACGCGCTCGACGACTTCGTCCCCTCGGCCCAGGGGCTGGAGAAGGAGAAGCAGGAGCTGGCCGCGGTCCTCGAATGCACCTCCAGGTCGTTCCTCCCGGACGAGTGGCGGGAGCGACTCAAGCAGCCCGACGCCCGAGCCAAACTCCAGGAACGGATGGCGGCCATCCGGCGCGTCATCGAAGAATAA